One Cyanobium sp. Tous-M-B4 genomic region harbors:
- a CDS encoding L-threonylcarbamoyladenylate synthase, translating to MTIKPGLLPVPSPALEPPDLAALLLEGSAALFPTDTLPALAASPGQANQLWRLKQRPADKPLILMAASSEALFACLGIAPRSEWLEMAAWAWPGAVTLVLPAVGVVAEALNPGGSSLGLRLPASAEAQALLQLSGPLATTSANISGCPAACTAQEAAQQFPGVPLLAPIPWPLGAGQASTVVAWRAQGGWRVLRAGALLPPGI from the coding sequence ATGACCATTAAGCCTGGATTGTTGCCGGTTCCATCTCCAGCTTTGGAGCCACCAGATCTGGCGGCATTGCTCCTTGAGGGTTCAGCTGCCCTGTTCCCCACAGATACCTTGCCAGCCCTGGCGGCTTCTCCTGGCCAGGCCAACCAGCTTTGGCGCCTGAAACAACGCCCGGCAGACAAGCCTTTGATTTTGATGGCGGCCAGCTCCGAAGCTCTGTTTGCTTGCCTGGGCATAGCGCCGCGCTCTGAGTGGTTGGAGATGGCTGCCTGGGCCTGGCCTGGGGCGGTCACTTTGGTGCTACCTGCCGTTGGAGTGGTGGCAGAGGCCCTCAATCCCGGTGGGTCGAGCCTGGGCCTGCGGCTGCCGGCCAGTGCGGAAGCCCAGGCCTTGCTGCAGCTAAGTGGCCCCTTGGCTACAACCAGCGCCAACATTTCAGGCTGTCCGGCCGCATGCACAGCTCAGGAGGCTGCCCAGCAATTTCCAGGGGTGCCGCTTCTGGCACCGATCCCCTGGCCCCTCGGCGCAGGTCAGGCCAGCACGGTTGTTGCTTGGCGCGCCCAGGGAGGCTGGCGGGTATTGCGAGCCGGTGCTCTACTGCCCCCAGGCATTTAG
- a CDS encoding HD domain-containing protein encodes MGERTYHDPLHGAIRLDRSDPAEALAIDLIDSAPFQRLRRVRQLGPAFLTFHGAESSRFTHSLGVLHLARLALQQLERRHLELAEHRAVLYAAALLHDVGHAPLSHSGEEMYGLHHETWSGRLIREHPALRDRLEAHAPGTASVVADLLEHGRHPCPAIKALVSSQLDCDRLDYLVRDSYSTGTTYGRLDLERILAAFTLAPDGQLAITPKGLMAVEHYLVVRNLMYRSVYNHRLNVVCNWLLNQAIATARRLGPKRVWADQVMGRWLWHCDALDLESFLANDDIRTGYHLMRWMEEGPAELRDPCGRLLERRLLKATDVSHCSPAQRLELLAAARQLSEAEGLSAETSCGLQQRQSRGYHPYKGGLRLWDGEHLQALEQRSSLVQSLTVAVELAWLIHPGEVAPKLRQLLGR; translated from the coding sequence ATGGGAGAGCGCACATATCACGATCCACTGCACGGGGCGATTCGACTCGATCGCAGCGATCCGGCCGAAGCCCTGGCCATCGACCTGATCGATTCCGCCCCCTTCCAGCGCTTGCGCCGAGTGCGTCAATTGGGGCCAGCCTTTCTGACCTTCCATGGAGCCGAGTCAAGCCGCTTCACCCATTCCCTCGGGGTGCTGCACCTAGCCCGACTAGCCCTGCAACAGCTGGAGCGCCGCCACCTTGAACTGGCGGAACATCGAGCCGTGCTCTACGCCGCGGCCCTGCTGCACGATGTGGGCCACGCACCCCTGAGCCACTCCGGCGAGGAGATGTATGGGCTGCACCACGAGACCTGGTCGGGACGGCTAATCCGGGAGCATCCGGCCTTGCGCGACCGCCTCGAAGCCCACGCCCCCGGCACGGCCAGCGTCGTGGCCGACCTGCTGGAGCACGGCCGCCACCCATGCCCGGCAATCAAGGCCCTTGTGAGCAGCCAACTGGACTGCGACCGGCTCGATTACCTAGTCCGCGATAGCTACAGCACTGGCACTACCTACGGCCGGCTGGATCTCGAGCGGATCCTGGCCGCCTTCACCTTGGCTCCCGATGGCCAGCTGGCGATCACCCCGAAGGGCCTGATGGCCGTGGAGCACTACCTGGTGGTGCGCAACCTGATGTATCGCAGCGTCTACAACCACCGGCTCAACGTGGTGTGCAACTGGCTGCTCAACCAGGCCATCGCCACCGCCCGACGCCTGGGACCAAAGCGAGTGTGGGCTGACCAGGTGATGGGCCGCTGGCTGTGGCACTGCGACGCTCTCGATCTGGAGTCATTTCTTGCCAACGACGACATCCGCACCGGCTACCACCTGATGCGCTGGATGGAAGAGGGCCCGGCCGAACTGCGGGATCCTTGCGGTCGACTGCTGGAGCGGCGGCTGCTCAAGGCCACCGATGTGAGTCATTGCAGCCCCGCCCAGCGACTGGAGCTCCTGGCTGCAGCGAGGCAGTTAAGCGAAGCGGAAGGCCTAAGCGCGGAAACCAGCTGCGGCCTGCAGCAGCGGCAGAGCCGCGGTTATCACCCCTATAAAGGCGGCCTGCGCCTTTGGGATGGCGAGCACCTACAGGCCCTAGAGCAGCGCTCAAGCCTGGTGCAAAGCCTCACCGTTGCAGTCGAGCTGGCCTGGCTGATCCATCCCGGTGAGGTGGCACCTAAGTTGCGCCAATTGCTGGGTCGCTGA
- a CDS encoding chromate transporter, with product MTEPRPSLSELFWGMLQVALSAFGGGLSAWSQRIVVEQRRWMSNEQFLTGLTVARLFPGPNQINMAVYIGAEFHGLPGALVALAGMLLLPFSLLMGLGLAYFHFHTIPSVDRVLAGVVAAAAGMALSMGFKILDQYWNDRVALLLAAVVFLALSLFDQRLIPVVLIAGPLAMAWYWPRRQSNP from the coding sequence ATGACTGAGCCGCGCCCCAGCCTTTCTGAGTTGTTCTGGGGGATGCTTCAGGTGGCGCTCTCGGCCTTTGGTGGTGGCCTGTCGGCCTGGAGCCAGCGGATTGTGGTCGAGCAGCGCCGTTGGATGTCCAACGAGCAATTCCTCACTGGACTCACGGTTGCCCGCCTTTTCCCGGGGCCAAACCAGATCAACATGGCCGTGTACATCGGCGCCGAGTTCCACGGTTTACCAGGCGCTTTGGTAGCCCTTGCCGGCATGCTCCTGCTCCCCTTCAGCCTGTTGATGGGGCTGGGTTTGGCCTACTTCCATTTCCACACCATCCCCTCGGTAGATCGGGTGCTGGCCGGGGTGGTGGCTGCGGCAGCAGGGATGGCCCTTTCCATGGGATTCAAGATTCTTGATCAATATTGGAATGATCGGGTTGCTTTGTTGCTTGCTGCGGTGGTCTTTTTGGCACTCAGCTTGTTTGACCAGCGCTTGATTCCAGTGGTGTTGATCGCCGGGCCTTTGGCCATGGCTTGGTATTGGCCCCGCCGGCAGAGCAATCCATGA
- a CDS encoding chromate transporter: MSGLLAVAVACEPARLSDLGTLVQVLWQFLSLSLFSLGGGNTLLAEYHHLAVAQFCWLTNTQFADLYALAEAAPGPSSMLVGLLGLGAGWREGPLWALLSAYGAEAAILLPSTLLMVIACLSWKRLEHSPWRVAFERGLGPITLGILFAVGLKIMRTADTNWAGVVVSVLVCVLMLRTRISPLWFMAVAGVLGGLGVINR; encoded by the coding sequence ATGAGTGGGCTGCTGGCCGTGGCGGTGGCGTGTGAGCCAGCGCGCCTCTCTGATTTGGGCACCTTGGTGCAGGTGCTGTGGCAGTTTTTATCGCTGTCGCTGTTTTCACTCGGCGGTGGCAACACCCTGCTGGCGGAATATCACCATTTGGCGGTGGCCCAGTTTTGCTGGCTCACTAATACCCAATTTGCCGATCTTTATGCCCTGGCGGAGGCGGCGCCTGGCCCCAGCTCAATGTTGGTGGGCTTGCTTGGGCTCGGGGCCGGCTGGCGGGAGGGGCCTCTCTGGGCCCTGCTCTCCGCCTACGGCGCCGAAGCAGCGATCCTTTTGCCCTCTACCTTGCTGATGGTCATCGCCTGCCTTAGTTGGAAGCGCCTCGAACACTCTCCATGGCGGGTGGCCTTTGAGCGAGGCCTCGGGCCAATCACCTTAGGAATTTTGTTTGCCGTGGGGCTCAAGATTATGCGCACGGCTGACACCAATTGGGCTGGGGTGGTGGTGTCGGTGCTGGTTTGCGTGCTGATGTTGCGCACCCGCATTTCGCCGCTCTGGTTTATGGCGGTGGCCGGTGTGCTGGGCGGTCTGGGTGTAATCAACCGCTAA
- a CDS encoding response regulator transcription factor has product MPCSTAFEHPELSAAERRVLQQLELGYSNKAIAAALILSRRTVESHMSSLLAKTGCQSRTQLLLWALGER; this is encoded by the coding sequence ATGCCCTGTTCAACCGCCTTCGAGCATCCAGAACTCTCCGCCGCTGAGCGGCGTGTGCTCCAGCAATTGGAACTGGGCTACAGCAACAAAGCAATTGCCGCAGCCTTAATTCTTAGCAGGCGCACGGTCGAAAGCCATATGTCGAGCCTACTGGCCAAAACCGGCTGTCAAAGCCGCACCCAGCTGCTGCTCTGGGCGCTGGGTGAGCGATAA
- the minD gene encoding septum site-determining protein MinD, translating to MAATSTRYILICSGKGGVGKTTLTANLGIALAKQGARTAVLDADFGLRNLDLLLGLENRIVYTAQEVLAETCRLEQALVKHKQEPNLALLPAGNPRMLEWLQPDDMRKIAAMLGEHFDYVLIDAPAGIEGGFKNAMAAAGEAIVVTTPEVSAVRDADRVIGLLNSEGVKPIQLVLNRVRPKMMANQEMLGVSDVTDILALPLLGLVLEDEQVIVSTNRGEPLTLTGNSSPAGRAYTNVARRLQGEEVPLIDPSKERQGLRATIGRLMQTKIF from the coding sequence GTGGCCGCCACGTCTACCCGCTACATCCTGATCTGCTCCGGCAAAGGAGGCGTGGGCAAAACCACCCTCACCGCCAACCTCGGCATTGCCCTTGCCAAGCAAGGTGCCCGCACCGCCGTGCTCGATGCCGACTTCGGCCTACGCAACCTCGACTTGTTGCTCGGCTTGGAAAACCGGATCGTTTACACAGCCCAGGAGGTGCTGGCAGAAACCTGTCGCCTCGAGCAAGCATTGGTAAAGCACAAGCAGGAGCCAAATCTGGCCTTGCTTCCCGCTGGAAATCCACGGATGCTCGAGTGGCTCCAGCCCGACGACATGCGCAAGATCGCTGCCATGCTTGGCGAGCATTTCGATTACGTATTAATCGATGCACCGGCGGGCATTGAGGGCGGCTTCAAGAACGCCATGGCGGCCGCAGGCGAAGCAATCGTGGTCACAACCCCGGAGGTTTCGGCCGTGCGAGATGCCGACCGGGTGATTGGCCTGCTCAACAGTGAAGGCGTTAAGCCGATCCAGCTTGTGCTGAACCGGGTGCGGCCAAAAATGATGGCAAATCAGGAGATGCTGGGAGTAAGCGATGTCACCGACATCCTGGCCCTGCCCTTACTTGGCCTAGTGCTGGAAGACGAACAGGTGATTGTGAGCACCAATCGAGGTGAGCCCCTCACGCTCACCGGCAATAGTTCACCGGCTGGCCGCGCTTACACGAATGTGGCTCGCCGCCTGCAGGGTGAAGAGGTGCCACTGATCGATCCGAGCAAAGAGCGCCAAGGGCTGCGGGCCACGATTGGGCGACTGATGCAAACCAAGATCTTCTGA
- the minE gene encoding cell division topological specificity factor MinE yields the protein MTLLDVINKLLGRQPASANTAKQRLQLVLAHDRSDLNPELLQQMRREILEVVSRYVEIDFEEGDVTLETEDRVTALVANLPIRRAKLPAPAPISEPTLESELNS from the coding sequence ATGACCTTGCTTGATGTGATCAACAAACTGTTGGGGCGGCAGCCCGCCAGTGCCAACACGGCTAAGCAACGACTGCAGTTGGTGCTAGCCCACGACCGCAGCGACCTCAATCCCGAGCTGCTGCAACAAATGCGCCGGGAAATCCTTGAGGTTGTGAGTCGTTATGTGGAAATCGACTTTGAGGAAGGGGATGTGACCCTGGAAACGGAGGACCGAGTAACGGCCCTAGTAGCCAACCTGCCGATTCGGCGAGCCAAGCTGCCGGCTCCCGCCCCTATCTCTGAGCCAACCCTGGAGAGCGAGCTCAATTCCTGA
- the minC gene encoding septum site-determining protein MinC: MLVADESGRGSHRLVLPASCQTPLPALVQQAIDSGDLLGKGPIEGQVLLEAGAWRIGLSQLGELQRTLGGRGLELVTICSSQPHTHVAAAGLGILSQWPNSAAPTSPAKPESDLQVHQGTLRSGDHLETSGSVLLLGDVNPGARISAAGHVLVWGRLRGMAHAGCQGDNTARIVALQLRPLQLRIAEAVARGPEGAPPAGFAEEARIVAGAIQIDPAQPIWPLSG, encoded by the coding sequence TTGTTGGTTGCAGACGAATCTGGGCGAGGCAGCCACCGGCTTGTACTGCCCGCCTCCTGCCAAACCCCATTACCCGCTCTGGTGCAACAAGCAATCGATAGTGGCGACCTGCTGGGTAAGGGGCCAATCGAGGGCCAGGTGCTGCTCGAGGCCGGGGCCTGGCGTATCGGCCTAAGCCAACTTGGCGAGCTGCAGCGCACCCTGGGGGGCCGGGGGCTTGAGCTGGTAACGATCTGCAGCAGTCAGCCCCACACCCACGTAGCAGCTGCGGGGCTGGGGATCTTGAGCCAGTGGCCTAATTCGGCTGCTCCTACGAGCCCCGCCAAACCAGAATCCGACCTGCAAGTGCATCAGGGCACCCTGCGCTCCGGCGACCATCTGGAGACATCGGGCAGCGTGCTGCTGCTTGGGGATGTAAACCCAGGCGCGCGGATTTCAGCCGCAGGCCACGTGCTGGTGTGGGGGCGATTGAGGGGTATGGCCCACGCCGGCTGCCAGGGCGACAACACCGCCCGCATCGTGGCCCTGCAGCTACGGCCGCTGCAGCTGCGCATTGCCGAAGCGGTTGCCCGGGGCCCCGAGGGCGCCCCCCCCGCCGGGTTTGCCGAAGAAGCTCGAATAGTGGCGGGCGCCATCCAAATAGACCCGGCCCAACCAATCTGGCCCCTTAGCGGTTGA
- a CDS encoding MFS transporter has product MDQQTVQAYIEEVPRWQDGAELPGPPLSSMQWLVWSLATAGKFFEGLIVFMGGIALPLVSEQFAMSATDRGFVTAATLFGIMIGALALGGLADRFGRKPVFIAEMVLLLIGLVAAAFSPNTTWLVGCLFVIGLALGADYPTAHLVISESIPASIRGRLVLGAFSFQAVGAVVGTALAAVLLASRPDLETWRIFYLMPVLPVALVVWGRLFLPESSHWLISRGEVEEAQTHLERLLNRQDVALAIASASDGSIRDHSKPADWRELFQGRLLKATTLASVPWFLQDLSTYGIGIFTPVIIAAAFGMQSGDHNVVSVIRDDLLAARGTALIDVAFLVGISVAIVLADRWGRIPLQILGFIGCALGLVLAAAGAGSAESANNLPLIVAGFVLFQFMTNLGPNSQTYLLAGEVFPTRLRGLGAGVAAAAGKVGAVITAFLFPVLLTHWGTQRLLPLLAITSLVGAAITWFYRIETKGLDLERLH; this is encoded by the coding sequence GTGGACCAGCAAACCGTCCAGGCTTACATCGAGGAGGTGCCTCGCTGGCAAGACGGTGCTGAGTTGCCCGGCCCGCCCCTCTCCAGCATGCAGTGGCTGGTGTGGTCGCTGGCGACGGCGGGAAAATTTTTTGAGGGGCTCATCGTCTTCATGGGTGGTATCGCCCTGCCCCTGGTGAGCGAACAGTTCGCCATGAGCGCCACCGATCGCGGCTTTGTGACCGCCGCCACCCTGTTCGGGATCATGATTGGCGCCCTCGCCTTGGGCGGCCTGGCCGATCGCTTCGGCCGCAAGCCGGTCTTCATCGCTGAAATGGTGTTGCTGCTGATTGGTTTGGTGGCAGCAGCCTTTAGCCCCAATACCACTTGGCTGGTGGGCTGCCTGTTTGTGATCGGTCTGGCCCTGGGCGCTGACTATCCCACGGCTCATCTGGTGATTTCCGAGAGCATTCCGGCAAGCATCCGGGGCCGCCTGGTGCTCGGAGCATTCAGCTTCCAGGCCGTTGGAGCCGTTGTGGGAACAGCCTTGGCGGCGGTGCTGCTGGCGAGCCGCCCCGACCTCGAAACCTGGCGGATCTTCTATTTGATGCCGGTGTTGCCCGTGGCTTTGGTGGTGTGGGGCCGCCTGTTTCTGCCCGAAAGCAGCCACTGGTTGATCAGCCGCGGCGAGGTGGAAGAAGCACAGACCCACCTGGAGCGTTTGCTCAATCGCCAAGACGTTGCCCTTGCCATTGCGTCCGCTTCTGATGGTTCAATCCGAGACCATTCCAAGCCCGCCGACTGGCGAGAACTGTTTCAGGGCCGGCTGCTGAAGGCCACCACCCTGGCATCCGTGCCGTGGTTCCTCCAAGACCTCTCCACCTACGGCATCGGTATCTTCACCCCGGTGATCATCGCCGCCGCCTTTGGCATGCAGTCGGGCGACCACAACGTAGTAAGCGTAATCCGTGACGATCTGCTCGCTGCCCGGGGCACGGCCTTGATCGATGTGGCCTTCCTGGTTGGGATCAGTGTGGCGATCGTTTTGGCGGATCGCTGGGGGCGGATCCCCTTGCAGATCCTTGGCTTTATCGGCTGTGCCCTAGGCCTGGTTCTGGCCGCCGCCGGAGCCGGCTCCGCTGAGAGCGCCAACAACCTGCCCTTGATTGTGGCGGGCTTTGTGCTGTTCCAATTCATGACCAACCTGGGCCCCAATTCCCAGACGTACCTGCTTGCTGGGGAGGTGTTCCCCACCCGGCTGCGGGGCCTGGGCGCCGGAGTCGCCGCCGCCGCCGGCAAGGTGGGCGCCGTCATCACAGCCTTTCTCTTCCCGGTCTTACTCACCCATTGGGGCACTCAGAGGCTGCTGCCCTTGCTGGCGATTACCTCCCTGGTGGGGGCCGCCATCACCTGGTTTTACCGAATCGAAACCAAGGGCCTCGATCTCGAAAGGTTGCATTGA
- a CDS encoding phospholipase D-like domain-containing protein produces the protein MTQTPGGLNHLHHHQQLLVMPDDGPVAVVALIDAAQERLRLKQFKLQSETIEQALIRAQQRGVQVRVMLNPHTSGGDRWNDEAYARLGACGIEVAWTSEAFPVTHEKSLVVDSTCVLVATFNLSDKYFTETRDYGVVSYAVPVVEQVIAGFEADWNRSFFHPDLTVGLVWSSVHSRGQMARIIDMALESLWIQHPKFVDAVILERIISARERGVKVRFLCGGKHGISDWDIYDTFSSLRVMERFGVKVRRQKHLKLHAKLLLVDGAYAQTGSMNIDRSAFDLRRELGIESDAPEVVARLRSTFQADWDAAKKYHAPDPLDPSQHEDGELPPDPHFVHD, from the coding sequence ATGACTCAAACCCCAGGCGGGCTTAACCATCTGCACCATCACCAGCAGCTGCTGGTGATGCCCGATGACGGCCCAGTGGCTGTGGTGGCCTTGATTGATGCTGCCCAGGAGAGACTTCGGCTCAAGCAGTTCAAGTTGCAGTCGGAGACCATCGAGCAGGCCTTGATCCGGGCGCAGCAGCGTGGCGTGCAGGTGCGGGTGATGCTCAATCCACACACTTCCGGCGGCGACCGTTGGAATGATGAGGCCTATGCGCGCCTCGGCGCCTGCGGCATTGAGGTGGCCTGGACCAGCGAAGCCTTTCCAGTGACCCACGAGAAATCGCTGGTAGTGGATTCCACCTGCGTGCTGGTTGCCACCTTCAACCTCAGCGACAAATACTTCACTGAGACCCGTGACTACGGGGTCGTCAGCTACGCGGTGCCTGTTGTAGAGCAGGTGATCGCTGGCTTTGAGGCCGACTGGAACCGCAGCTTTTTCCATCCCGATCTCACTGTGGGCCTGGTGTGGAGCAGCGTTCACAGTCGCGGCCAAATGGCCAGGATCATCGATATGGCGCTTGAGAGCCTTTGGATTCAGCACCCAAAATTTGTGGATGCGGTGATTTTGGAGAGAATAATTTCTGCCCGGGAGCGCGGCGTGAAGGTGCGCTTCCTCTGTGGTGGCAAGCACGGCATTTCCGACTGGGACATCTACGACACTTTCTCTTCACTGCGTGTGATGGAGCGCTTTGGCGTGAAGGTGCGCCGGCAGAAGCACCTAAAACTGCACGCCAAGTTACTTTTGGTTGACGGTGCCTACGCCCAGACCGGTTCGATGAACATCGATCGCAGCGCATTTGATCTGCGTCGCGAACTCGGCATCGAATCCGATGCCCCCGAGGTGGTGGCGAGGCTGCGCAGCACGTTCCAGGCCGACTGGGATGCGGCAAAGAAATATCACGCTCCAGATCCACTTGATCCCAGCCAACACGAGGACGGTGAATTGCCACCGGATCCCCACTTCGTCCATGACTGA
- the ctpZ gene encoding carboxyl-terminal processing protease CtpZ, with product MKNRLATLLQHLLGTVLALALLAANCATALALSDTQQLVVEAWRLVNQSYVDPGRFETVHWKRLRQKALEQPINSSGDAYDAIESMLTPLGDPYTRLLRPADYATLRSNTQGTVTGVGLQLGLRSDDQAIVVIAPLDGSPAAEALIPSGAEVLRVDGQATEVLGLERTAAALRGPAGSRVLLQLNMQGQSREVELERREVELRPVRSKRLRVGDHTLGYLRITQFSEPVPQDVQEALADLNSKAIEGLILDLRNNSGGLVSAGLAVANDLLNGEPIVETQDRDGLSSPQQANPGMLFDGPMLTLVNGGTASASEILAGALQDNGRSELVGAQTFGKGLIQTLIPLGDTSGLAVTVARYLTPSGRDIQHQGIAPDLVLPEPEPLDPGGEGDSWLDAAGRLLASRLEATL from the coding sequence GTGAAAAACCGCTTGGCAACACTGCTGCAGCATTTGCTTGGCACCGTGCTGGCCCTAGCCCTGCTGGCAGCCAACTGCGCGACGGCCTTGGCCCTCAGCGATACCCAGCAGCTGGTGGTTGAGGCGTGGCGCCTAGTGAACCAGAGCTACGTGGATCCCGGACGCTTTGAAACGGTGCATTGGAAGCGGCTGCGCCAAAAAGCGCTCGAGCAACCAATCAACAGCTCAGGCGATGCCTACGACGCCATCGAATCAATGCTCACCCCCCTTGGGGATCCCTATACCCGCCTTTTGCGGCCTGCCGACTACGCCACCCTGCGCTCTAACACTCAGGGCACCGTGACCGGAGTGGGACTGCAGCTGGGCTTGCGCAGCGACGACCAAGCAATCGTTGTGATCGCCCCCCTGGACGGCTCCCCCGCCGCTGAAGCTCTGATCCCTAGTGGCGCCGAGGTGCTGCGGGTAGATGGCCAGGCCACTGAGGTTCTGGGGCTGGAACGCACCGCTGCCGCCCTGCGCGGCCCCGCCGGGAGCCGGGTGCTGTTGCAACTCAACATGCAAGGGCAGTCCCGGGAAGTGGAGCTCGAACGGCGAGAGGTGGAGCTGCGTCCGGTACGCAGCAAGCGGCTGCGGGTGGGAGATCACACCCTCGGCTACCTGCGTATCACCCAATTTTCTGAACCGGTGCCCCAGGACGTGCAGGAAGCCCTCGCCGATCTCAACAGCAAGGCGATCGAGGGGCTGATTCTTGATCTGCGCAACAACTCCGGCGGGCTGGTGAGCGCCGGCTTAGCCGTGGCCAACGACCTACTCAATGGCGAGCCCATCGTGGAAACCCAGGACCGTGATGGACTCAGCTCGCCCCAACAGGCCAACCCCGGCATGCTCTTCGATGGGCCGATGCTCACCCTGGTGAACGGCGGCACAGCTAGTGCCAGCGAAATCCTGGCGGGAGCACTTCAAGACAATGGCCGCAGTGAGCTGGTGGGAGCTCAAACATTCGGCAAAGGGCTGATTCAGACCCTGATACCCCTGGGCGACACCAGCGGCCTTGCCGTAACCGTGGCCCGCTACCTCACCCCCAGCGGCCGCGACATTCAGCACCAGGGAATCGCGCCGGATCTAGTGCTGCCCGAACCCGAACCCCTAGATCCCGGCGGTGAAGGTGACAGCTGGCTGGATGCCGCGGGCCGCTTGCTGGCCAGCAGGCTTGAAGCGACCCTCTGA
- the petB gene encoding cytochrome b6 — MANTPAGNSGQASNPVYNWFDERLEIQSIADDISSKYVPPHVNIFYCLGGITLVCFLIQFATGFAMTFYYKPTVTEAYASVQYLMTDVSFGWLIRSVHRWSASMMVLMLILHVFRVYLTGGFKRPRELTWVTGVTMAVITVSFGVTGYSLPWDQLGYWAVKIVSGVPAAVPVIGDFMVELLRGGESVGQSTLTRFYSLHTFVMPWLLAVFMLMHFLMIRKQGISGPL; from the coding sequence ATGGCGAACACTCCTGCTGGAAACTCCGGACAGGCTTCGAACCCGGTTTACAACTGGTTCGACGAGCGCCTTGAGATCCAGTCGATTGCCGACGACATCTCGTCGAAATACGTCCCTCCCCACGTCAACATTTTTTACTGCCTGGGCGGCATCACCCTGGTGTGCTTCCTGATCCAGTTCGCCACTGGGTTTGCGATGACCTTCTATTACAAGCCAACGGTGACTGAGGCCTATGCCTCTGTTCAGTACCTCATGACCGATGTCAGCTTTGGCTGGTTGATCAGGTCTGTGCACCGCTGGAGCGCCTCGATGATGGTGCTGATGCTGATCCTGCACGTCTTCCGCGTTTACCTCACCGGTGGTTTCAAGCGCCCAAGGGAGCTCACTTGGGTTACTGGCGTCACCATGGCAGTGATCACGGTTTCCTTCGGCGTTACCGGCTACTCCTTGCCTTGGGATCAGCTCGGTTACTGGGCCGTCAAAATTGTTTCCGGAGTCCCCGCGGCTGTTCCGGTCATTGGTGATTTCATGGTTGAGCTCCTCCGTGGTGGAGAGAGTGTTGGCCAGTCAACCCTGACCCGCTTTTACAGCCTGCACACCTTCGTGATGCCTTGGCTGCTTGCCGTTTTCATGCTGATGCACTTCCTGATGATCCGGAAGCAGGGCATCTCTGGTCCCTTGTGA
- the prmC gene encoding peptide chain release factor N(5)-glutamine methyltransferase, protein MVNGQLDGEQLLAWRRQQLALGGSPGDLDWLLDLAGGLPWRVQQQLRLQPQLPVQLACDLIQLEAMWSCHLDTAEPLQYLVGRCPWRDLEISVAPGVLIPRQETELLVELALELAPSAPGCWADLGTGSGCMALALALAWPSSRGWAVDCSPGALRQAVLNLAAGGVANRVQLLEGNWWQPLSPWWGQFELVVSNPPYIPTAVWADLEPGVREHEPVIALDGGVDGLHALRLIVAGGAAALAPGGLLLMEHHFDQSHAVIDLLNAAGYAEVRSHGDLEGVERFASARWPGSGRDCHDH, encoded by the coding sequence ATGGTGAATGGGCAGCTCGATGGGGAGCAGTTGTTGGCCTGGCGGCGACAGCAACTAGCCTTGGGCGGCAGCCCTGGTGATCTCGACTGGCTGCTGGATCTGGCGGGAGGCCTGCCCTGGCGGGTTCAACAGCAGCTGCGGCTTCAGCCTCAGTTGCCGGTTCAACTTGCCTGTGATCTCATCCAATTGGAGGCGATGTGGAGCTGCCATCTCGATACAGCCGAGCCGCTTCAATATCTTGTGGGGCGCTGCCCCTGGCGTGACCTGGAAATCAGCGTGGCCCCAGGAGTGCTTATCCCTAGGCAGGAAACGGAATTACTGGTGGAGCTGGCCCTGGAGCTGGCCCCTTCCGCCCCTGGCTGTTGGGCCGATCTCGGCACCGGCTCTGGCTGTATGGCCCTGGCCTTGGCCCTGGCCTGGCCATCCAGTCGCGGCTGGGCCGTCGACTGCAGCCCAGGGGCTCTTCGCCAGGCAGTCCTTAATCTGGCGGCAGGTGGCGTTGCCAATCGGGTGCAATTGCTGGAGGGCAATTGGTGGCAGCCGTTGAGCCCTTGGTGGGGACAGTTTGAGCTGGTGGTGAGCAATCCCCCCTACATACCGACAGCGGTTTGGGCTGATTTGGAGCCCGGGGTGAGAGAGCATGAGCCGGTAATTGCCCTCGATGGCGGAGTCGATGGACTTCACGCTCTGCGCCTAATAGTGGCGGGTGGGGCGGCGGCCCTTGCGCCTGGTGGTCTGCTGCTGATGGAGCATCACTTCGATCAGAGCCATGCGGTGATCGATCTACTCAATGCTGCCGGATATGCAGAGGTGCGCTCCCATGGGGATCTCGAGGGGGTAGAGCGCTTTGCGTCGGCTCGCTGGCCAGGATCGGGTAGGGATTGCCATGACCATTAA